The following proteins are co-located in the Paenibacillus sp. FSL H8-0079 genome:
- a CDS encoding sensor histidine kinase encodes MFMKMLLIFSMISIVTIITLSYIIFLSVSDSTIRRELAIQKAAMEHVDRYIHQQYESVQNMVRDMHQNEALSANITYLMNHSYAEYVQHMTNGYYANQDDYSADVLKHFQNIMDRNSQINQLMLYSAEQQDLSTFNQHKQFRKLDTNVAHSYIPDVMAMETPNISAPNSWIRKEINQWDPALYSIRVPINNTQTLRNLGQFLVFFDSAGIGDALDNYESNLKGEIVVLSAKGTVLFDSNNQYYGKKYPYVNVADSLFDQTDMDSMKKEQNMYVNKFVSADQGYVVIGTVPVEEMAETYAGIRNTIISISIVCILFAVLVPAFFIINFAKRTRRIIRFTQKVKYGNFTARIDDPREDELGQISHSFNDMLDELNLYIERVYKAEIKQKETELVALQARINPHFLYNTLEVIRMRAISQGARDVGEMIYSLSVLFKSLVQQKKNYTLKDEMEACRLYLELFRIRYKDIFIYTIQIDAAYYQHPVVKLSLQPIIENYVVHGIQTERSDNRLSIVVEETDDVVQVEVKDNGKGIDPARLTEILEELERPEESGQMFGLRSVHSRLRFLYGPEFGITIESTLGEGTRIRVRYPHTEGTGV; translated from the coding sequence ATGTTTATGAAAATGCTGCTGATCTTCTCGATGATATCGATTGTCACGATCATTACATTGTCTTATATCATCTTCCTGTCGGTATCCGACTCCACGATTCGCCGGGAACTGGCGATCCAGAAGGCGGCAATGGAACATGTGGATCGATACATTCATCAGCAGTATGAATCGGTGCAAAACATGGTGAGGGACATGCATCAGAATGAGGCGCTTTCCGCCAACATTACTTACCTAATGAATCATTCGTACGCTGAATATGTTCAGCACATGACGAATGGATATTACGCCAATCAGGATGATTATTCGGCTGATGTGTTAAAACATTTTCAGAACATTATGGATCGTAATTCGCAGATTAATCAACTCATGTTATATAGCGCTGAGCAGCAGGATCTGTCTACCTTCAATCAACACAAGCAGTTCCGCAAGCTGGACACCAATGTGGCCCATTCCTATATTCCGGACGTGATGGCGATGGAAACGCCTAATATCAGTGCGCCCAATTCCTGGATTCGCAAAGAGATCAATCAATGGGACCCTGCGCTCTATTCCATCCGCGTACCGATTAACAATACACAGACCCTTCGTAATCTGGGCCAATTTCTTGTATTCTTTGACTCGGCAGGAATCGGGGATGCGCTGGATAACTACGAGAGTAATCTCAAGGGAGAAATCGTGGTATTATCGGCGAAAGGTACAGTCTTGTTCGACTCCAACAATCAGTATTACGGGAAGAAGTATCCCTACGTGAATGTGGCCGATTCGCTGTTTGATCAGACGGATATGGATTCGATGAAAAAGGAGCAGAACATGTATGTGAACAAGTTTGTCTCCGCCGATCAGGGTTATGTGGTCATTGGTACCGTTCCGGTGGAAGAGATGGCTGAAACCTATGCGGGCATTCGCAATACCATCATCTCCATCAGTATCGTATGTATTTTGTTTGCCGTGCTGGTTCCGGCGTTTTTCATTATTAACTTTGCCAAACGAACTCGTCGAATTATTCGCTTCACCCAAAAAGTGAAATACGGCAACTTCACGGCTCGCATCGACGATCCGCGTGAGGATGAACTGGGGCAGATCTCACATAGCTTCAACGATATGTTGGACGAGCTGAATCTGTACATTGAACGGGTCTACAAAGCCGAGATCAAACAGAAGGAGACCGAGCTGGTCGCATTACAGGCACGCATCAACCCTCATTTTCTCTATAATACGCTTGAAGTGATTCGGATGAGGGCGATATCCCAAGGGGCGAGAGATGTCGGCGAGATGATCTACAGCCTATCCGTATTGTTCAAGAGTCTGGTACAGCAGAAGAAGAACTATACGCTGAAGGATGAGATGGAAGCTTGCCGCTTGTATCTGGAGTTATTCCGAATCCGATACAAGGATATTTTCATATATACGATCCAGATCGATGCTGCTTATTATCAACACCCTGTGGTGAAACTTTCGCTGCAACCCATCATTGAGAATTATGTCGTACACGGCATTCAGACAGAACGTTCGGATAACCGATTATCGATTGTTGTGGAAGAGACAGATGATGTGGTGCAAGTGGAAGTCAAAGATAATGGCAAAGGCATTGATCCGGCACGCCTGACGGAAATCCTTGAAGAACTGGAACGTCCTGAAGAGTCTGGTCAGATGTTCGGGCTGCGCAGTGTCCATAGTCGATTGCGCTTCCTGTATGGACCAGAGTTTGGTATCACCATAGAGAGCACCCTCGGAGAAGGAACACGAATCAGGGTACGTTATCCACATACAGAAGGGACAGGTGTTTAA
- a CDS encoding endo-beta-N-acetylglucosaminidase: protein MTRKLKPKGIIPKVTAMVLTTALLGQVVASSVYAGDTLPYTGESAKGVNQPYQHGYTSAQIMNWTPESDIHGDLLRAHVPLQPRNEAFAATQAYPELSPDTQLFTMSGDYGNAFFDSTPYTNEFSQYLFNYWQYTDYYSYWHGMASAGVPEELYDPSKEWTEKYFEFGILNIPNPAYTNAAHKNGVKSIANIFFSDNDRGPQTYKQMLIQDENGNFPVAEKLAEMAEYYNYDGYFFNQEEVARGVAPEDIASYKKFMKYLRDKGLYVQWYDSTINTTGKIQYQNQFNGLNSPFVQDSVLGRVSDSIFLNYVWNHKMLRDSRDHALSLGLDPLETVFAGVEGGHDKFGRWKQSYDLRHNLDENGQPMNSIATLGADFTHNALDEEMGDGSTNHRAEDDYQWMTFVRDRAWWSGPNQDPTDARRNASADLSDVYASGANWDGIAAYLTERSVINGSNFATNFNTGHGLKYYEDGAVSNGKEWSNINIQDIPVTWQWWMDSKGDKLSVDFDYGPSYEKGARYSYDSIGAFNGGSSLVVNGTLNADNFLRLYKTDLSVNGQSKLELTYNKPSTSDASSLHVGLIFEDDPSNVVNVNVPNAGQHTEGWKTATLDLSAYQGKTIAAMGLSFDPNGETIQNYQMNIGEIRIFDGSAAVPDAPTGFHIAKALTNTDELVVAWDMKDYSEVKQYNLYENGAYVGGVYDSTFYIKSLKQPSGELSIRAVGADGTESEATILPYDLNASVQNIDVKFKKNGDAIVSWKNPKKAKDSGKDKDKDKNKDKGKGNESIQLTLDTEYTKEPFTKSLQVKKGKQSAVLTGLPTNGEHYVLNIAIGGQNPVTYTGQLADLQITPYAKEKVTVKDGKYTLALPDLEDWYKIYVYENGVAREFGVTYVSQKFPYIIRGRTKLSELTFTPSSNNSSLKLVIEDYAGNQATTILR, encoded by the coding sequence ATGACACGCAAACTCAAACCGAAAGGCATCATTCCCAAGGTCACTGCCATGGTCCTGACCACAGCTCTGCTTGGACAAGTTGTTGCATCATCCGTTTATGCCGGAGACACACTCCCTTACACCGGTGAAAGTGCCAAAGGGGTGAATCAGCCCTATCAACACGGGTACACCTCAGCCCAGATTATGAACTGGACACCTGAGAGTGATATCCATGGTGATCTGCTTCGCGCCCATGTTCCTTTGCAGCCCCGTAATGAAGCGTTCGCTGCTACACAGGCTTATCCTGAGCTTAGCCCGGACACCCAGTTGTTCACGATGAGTGGTGATTACGGCAATGCATTCTTCGATAGCACACCTTATACCAATGAATTCAGCCAGTATCTCTTTAATTATTGGCAATATACAGACTACTACAGCTATTGGCACGGCATGGCCTCTGCGGGAGTACCTGAGGAGCTGTATGACCCGAGTAAGGAGTGGACGGAGAAATACTTCGAGTTTGGTATTTTGAACATTCCGAATCCGGCCTACACCAATGCAGCCCACAAAAATGGCGTTAAGTCCATTGCTAACATCTTTTTCTCAGACAATGACCGTGGACCACAGACGTACAAACAAATGCTGATCCAGGATGAAAACGGTAATTTCCCTGTGGCCGAGAAGCTGGCCGAGATGGCAGAATACTACAACTACGATGGATACTTTTTCAATCAGGAAGAGGTTGCCCGGGGTGTAGCCCCTGAGGATATTGCTTCCTACAAGAAATTCATGAAATATCTAAGAGATAAAGGACTGTACGTCCAGTGGTATGATTCTACCATCAATACAACAGGTAAGATTCAATACCAGAACCAATTTAATGGACTCAATAGCCCCTTTGTACAGGATTCCGTTCTCGGCAGAGTCTCGGATTCCATCTTCCTGAACTATGTATGGAACCACAAGATGCTCCGCGATTCCCGTGATCATGCCCTTAGTCTGGGACTGGATCCACTGGAAACCGTATTTGCTGGTGTCGAAGGTGGACATGACAAATTCGGCCGCTGGAAGCAATCCTATGACCTGCGCCATAACCTGGATGAGAACGGTCAACCCATGAACAGCATCGCGACGCTGGGTGCCGACTTCACCCACAACGCTCTGGATGAAGAGATGGGCGATGGCAGCACCAATCATCGTGCGGAGGATGATTACCAGTGGATGACCTTTGTACGTGATCGCGCCTGGTGGTCTGGTCCAAATCAAGACCCGACAGATGCACGTCGTAATGCGTCTGCCGATCTGTCGGATGTGTATGCTTCCGGTGCGAATTGGGATGGAATCGCTGCGTATCTGACCGAACGCTCCGTCATCAACGGCTCCAATTTTGCAACGAACTTCAATACGGGCCACGGTCTGAAATATTATGAAGACGGCGCTGTCTCGAACGGTAAAGAATGGTCAAATATCAACATTCAGGATATCCCTGTCACTTGGCAATGGTGGATGGATAGTAAAGGTGACAAGCTCAGTGTTGATTTTGACTACGGTCCATCTTACGAGAAAGGTGCAAGGTACAGCTATGACTCCATTGGCGCGTTTAATGGCGGCAGCTCTCTCGTGGTGAACGGTACACTGAACGCGGACAACTTCCTGCGCCTATACAAAACCGACCTGTCCGTCAACGGACAATCAAAACTGGAGCTGACGTATAACAAACCATCCACTAGCGATGCTTCTTCCCTGCATGTTGGGTTGATCTTCGAAGACGATCCATCCAACGTGGTCAACGTAAATGTGCCTAATGCAGGCCAGCATACGGAAGGTTGGAAGACGGCTACACTTGATTTGAGTGCCTATCAAGGAAAGACCATTGCCGCTATGGGATTATCCTTTGACCCGAATGGCGAGACAATCCAGAATTATCAGATGAACATTGGTGAAATCCGTATATTCGATGGCTCAGCGGCTGTTCCGGATGCACCTACCGGATTCCATATTGCCAAAGCACTGACCAATACCGATGAACTGGTTGTCGCATGGGACATGAAGGACTATTCAGAGGTTAAACAATACAATTTATATGAAAATGGTGCTTATGTTGGCGGCGTGTATGATTCCACTTTTTATATCAAATCGCTAAAACAGCCGTCTGGTGAACTGTCCATTCGTGCGGTTGGTGCAGATGGTACCGAAAGTGAAGCAACCATTCTGCCTTATGATCTGAATGCATCCGTGCAGAATATCGATGTGAAATTCAAAAAGAATGGTGATGCAATTGTAAGCTGGAAAAACCCGAAGAAAGCGAAAGATTCGGGTAAAGATAAAGACAAGGATAAAAATAAAGACAAAGGTAAAGGCAACGAATCGATTCAGCTCACACTAGATACCGAATACACGAAAGAACCCTTCACCAAGTCACTTCAGGTCAAAAAAGGAAAACAGTCTGCCGTCTTGACCGGACTTCCGACCAATGGTGAACATTACGTGCTGAACATCGCCATTGGCGGGCAGAATCCGGTAACCTATACCGGACAGCTCGCAGATCTTCAGATTACACCATATGCCAAGGAAAAAGTGACGGTAAAAGATGGAAAGTACACATTAGCCCTCCCGGATCTGGAGGACTGGTACAAGATTTATGTTTATGAAAATGGGGTGGCACGCGAGTTCGGAGTCACTTACGTTTCGCAGAAATTCCCGTATATCATTCGGGGAAGAACGAAGCTTAGTGAACTGACCTTTACGCCGTCATCCAACAACAGCTCATTGAAGCTGGTTATTGAGGATTATGCGGGCAATCAGGCCACTACGATTTTGAGGTAA
- a CDS encoding helicase DnaB, with protein sequence MRMKNLHHYTEHHRYCVYREFGLSALDDRMLTGAYQPMVGAFAVGLYRLLFQHLPGEQVGYSPLEQQRRLFMTLGLEPSEKGRKYLLEQTSKLEAVGLLQTSRLYIPENDDYIYEYELQPPLSPAEFFRTQHLTLLLRDKIGKFAVLSLRSGFSAVENGDAPYPAANKENISVPFYDIFELNTHVIDYELEQALSEVSTTAQRTGTNDAAEENSLNYADIILRFPRESVNRRHVEQLRFDHEQLGIVNYVVNKFNLSVQDVCRLLDEDDIFSPQGQLILDDLQHKASMQFRQTKKRHEQQTVQAAKVVALRQHMEEPERKEDSGEPPVEHGVQMEYYVEVPPQFMTKCDIHQYNMMLRNEPYTRLLQTFFPGAVPDNLIDIFEKIDLSYKLPGEVINVLIHYLMALLVSGGEQRINRNFVEAIASNMLLKQVNSYEKAVQYIRDQAKVKGKQAAGAAGTRTRTYGKGTKAKPEIPIVQDISTDGDAVSEEEFEEMMRFAQQMQASKQKGTS encoded by the coding sequence ATGCGCATGAAGAATCTGCACCATTATACTGAACATCATCGCTACTGCGTATACAGGGAGTTTGGACTTAGCGCCCTGGATGACCGTATGCTTACAGGAGCATATCAGCCCATGGTAGGTGCTTTTGCGGTTGGCTTGTATCGGCTGTTGTTTCAGCATCTTCCCGGTGAACAGGTCGGTTATTCGCCGCTTGAACAGCAACGGAGGCTGTTCATGACACTTGGGCTAGAGCCAAGTGAGAAAGGGCGCAAATATTTGTTAGAGCAGACATCCAAGCTTGAGGCAGTGGGGCTACTTCAGACTTCACGGCTATATATTCCGGAAAATGATGATTACATCTACGAATATGAGCTGCAACCGCCGCTCTCTCCGGCAGAATTTTTCCGGACACAGCATTTGACACTGCTGCTTCGTGATAAGATAGGTAAATTCGCCGTGCTTTCCCTGCGTTCCGGTTTCTCGGCAGTGGAAAATGGGGACGCGCCTTATCCGGCAGCCAATAAAGAGAATATTTCCGTTCCCTTTTACGATATATTTGAATTGAATACCCATGTAATTGATTACGAGTTGGAGCAGGCATTGTCGGAAGTATCGACTACGGCCCAGCGGACAGGCACGAATGATGCAGCGGAAGAAAACAGTTTGAACTATGCCGACATTATTTTGCGTTTCCCGCGGGAGTCCGTCAATCGTCGTCACGTAGAACAGCTGCGATTCGATCATGAACAACTGGGCATTGTAAATTATGTAGTGAACAAGTTTAACCTCAGTGTGCAGGATGTATGCCGTCTGCTGGATGAAGATGATATCTTCAGTCCACAGGGCCAACTGATTCTGGATGATCTCCAACATAAGGCGAGTATGCAGTTCAGACAGACGAAGAAGCGTCATGAGCAACAGACTGTACAGGCAGCCAAGGTCGTGGCACTGAGACAGCATATGGAGGAGCCTGAACGGAAAGAGGACTCTGGTGAACCACCTGTTGAGCATGGGGTACAGATGGAATACTACGTCGAAGTGCCTCCGCAATTTATGACCAAGTGTGATATTCACCAATACAATATGATGTTGCGTAATGAGCCATATACCCGCTTGCTGCAGACATTTTTCCCGGGCGCAGTACCGGACAATCTGATCGATATATTTGAGAAAATTGATCTGAGCTACAAGTTGCCTGGCGAAGTCATCAATGTATTGATTCATTATTTGATGGCATTGCTTGTATCCGGCGGAGAGCAGCGGATTAATCGTAACTTCGTTGAGGCGATCGCCTCCAACATGTTGCTCAAGCAGGTGAACTCCTACGAGAAAGCCGTCCAATATATTCGCGATCAGGCTAAGGTCAAAGGCAAACAGGCTGCTGGTGCAGCTGGAACCCGTACCCGTACATACGGCAAAGGAACCAAAGCCAAGCCCGAAATTCCGATTGTACAAGACATAAGCACCGATGGAGATGCCGTATCCGAGGAAGAGTTCGAAGAGATGATGCGATTTGCCCAGCAGATGCAGGCAAGCAAACAAAAAGGAACTTCTTAA
- a CDS encoding YuiB family protein has protein sequence MQFIPVLVLMVLFFVMMFGIGFILNMLMKTTWFPSYLFIIVILPIVVYSLWDHSSSLVSHLGSFQLVDYMTGIAGLAGAVISGWTIQKLRLGGYRMF, from the coding sequence ATGCAATTTATACCTGTGCTGGTATTAATGGTATTATTTTTCGTTATGATGTTTGGTATCGGTTTCATTCTGAATATGCTGATGAAGACAACCTGGTTTCCTTCCTATCTGTTCATTATTGTAATTCTGCCTATTGTTGTGTACTCTCTATGGGATCATTCGTCATCTCTGGTGTCACATCTGGGTTCTTTCCAGCTTGTAGATTATATGACGGGTATCGCTGGACTGGCTGGTGCGGTAATCAGTGGCTGGACGATTCAGAAGTTGCGTCTGGGTGGGTACAGAATGTTTTAG
- the hemQ gene encoding hydrogen peroxide-dependent heme synthase, whose product MNEAASTLEGWYALHDFRSINWAAWKAADDEERAVALDELQAFWKEWKEVEDSSKGSTVVYTVVGQKADLVMMHLRETLEDLKAVENAFNKTMFAQYTTKSYSYVSVVELSNYLGKEGEDPMQNPDIIARLKPVLPQRQYICFYPMNKKRELNDNWYMLSMDERRTMMRSHGMIGRSYAGKVKQIITGSVGFDDWEWGVTLFADDALQFKKLVYEMRFDEVSARYGEFGSFYVGSLLNEGTLEEMLKL is encoded by the coding sequence ATGAACGAAGCCGCATCAACACTGGAGGGCTGGTATGCCCTGCATGATTTTCGCTCGATTAACTGGGCCGCCTGGAAAGCAGCAGATGATGAAGAACGTGCTGTAGCACTGGACGAGCTTCAAGCCTTCTGGAAAGAATGGAAAGAAGTCGAGGATTCATCCAAAGGAAGTACAGTCGTGTATACGGTTGTAGGTCAAAAAGCAGACCTCGTCATGATGCACCTGCGTGAAACGCTGGAAGATCTGAAGGCTGTTGAGAACGCGTTTAACAAAACGATGTTTGCCCAATACACAACCAAATCGTATTCCTACGTCAGTGTAGTGGAACTGAGCAACTACCTTGGCAAAGAAGGCGAAGACCCGATGCAGAATCCGGATATTATCGCCCGTTTGAAACCTGTTCTGCCGCAACGACAATACATCTGCTTCTATCCGATGAACAAAAAGCGTGAGCTGAATGACAACTGGTACATGCTGTCCATGGACGAGCGTCGCACCATGATGCGCAGTCACGGCATGATTGGTCGCAGCTATGCAGGTAAAGTGAAACAGATCATTACTGGTTCTGTCGGTTTCGACGATTGGGAATGGGGCGTTACGCTGTTTGCGGATGATGCACTTCAGTTCAAGAAACTCGTCTATGAGATGCGTTTCGATGAAGTTAGCGCCCGTTATGGCGAATTCGGTTCGTTCTACGTGGGAAGTCTGTTGAACGAAGGAACTTTGGAAGAGATGCTTAAGCTGTAA
- a CDS encoding NAD(P)/FAD-dependent oxidoreductase, giving the protein MSSIPKIVILGAGYGGILTAQRLQKELNYNEADVTLVNRHDYHYITTHLHMPAAGTDTIEHARVPISKLIDEFKIDLVKSSVKEIRLQDRKIILEDGTLSYDYLIIGLGGEPETFGIPGMHDHAMTIRSINSVRLIREHIEYQFAMYKNDNKRNRIRFVVGGAGFSGVEFVAELADRIPQLCKEFDVNPKHVHIYNVEAAPSALPGFDPELVEHAMNVLKKKGVTFKIGVPIKQCLPDGVIVGEGEKLDAATVVWTGGIRGNSLLEQAGLEVMRGRVKVDDYLRAPGHEHVYVIGDNSLVFNAEGRPYPPTAQIAMQQGVNCAKNVVASIRKKQPQPFVFTSKGTVASLGKGEAIAVVDGKKYKGWKAAQLKKLVDLRYLFIIGGIPLVLKKGRFFG; this is encoded by the coding sequence ATGAGCAGTATTCCCAAAATCGTCATCCTCGGCGCGGGCTATGGCGGGATTCTGACAGCCCAGCGGCTGCAGAAGGAATTGAACTATAACGAGGCCGATGTCACATTGGTGAACCGGCATGATTACCATTATATTACTACACATCTACATATGCCGGCAGCCGGCACGGATACCATTGAGCATGCAAGAGTCCCTATTTCGAAGCTGATTGATGAGTTCAAGATTGATCTGGTCAAGTCTTCCGTGAAGGAGATTCGTCTGCAGGATCGGAAGATTATTTTGGAGGACGGCACATTATCCTACGATTATCTGATTATTGGACTAGGTGGGGAACCTGAGACCTTCGGTATTCCGGGTATGCACGACCACGCCATGACGATCCGTAGCATTAATTCGGTCAGACTGATTCGAGAACACATCGAATATCAATTTGCGATGTACAAAAACGACAACAAACGAAATCGTATTCGGTTTGTCGTAGGCGGAGCAGGTTTCAGTGGCGTTGAATTCGTAGCTGAACTTGCAGACCGCATTCCACAGCTGTGCAAAGAGTTCGACGTGAATCCGAAACATGTGCATATCTACAATGTAGAGGCAGCGCCTTCGGCTTTGCCTGGATTTGATCCGGAACTGGTAGAGCATGCGATGAATGTGCTCAAGAAGAAGGGCGTTACTTTCAAAATTGGTGTTCCAATCAAGCAATGTCTCCCGGACGGGGTTATTGTGGGTGAGGGTGAAAAGCTCGATGCGGCTACAGTCGTATGGACCGGCGGTATTCGCGGTAACTCACTGCTTGAACAGGCCGGTCTTGAAGTGATGCGAGGACGTGTGAAAGTAGATGACTACTTGCGTGCTCCAGGGCATGAGCATGTCTATGTCATTGGTGATAATTCACTTGTGTTCAACGCGGAAGGACGGCCTTATCCGCCAACAGCCCAGATTGCGATGCAACAGGGTGTGAACTGTGCCAAAAACGTCGTGGCATCCATTCGCAAGAAACAGCCACAACCTTTTGTATTTACGAGCAAAGGTACGGTTGCTTCATTGGGTAAAGGTGAAGCGATTGCCGTTGTAGACGGTAAGAAATACAAGGGCTGGAAAGCGGCTCAGTTGAAGAAGCTGGTTGATCTGCGCTATCTGTTCATTATTGGTGGTATTCCGTTAGTCCTGAAGAAAGGGCGGTTTTTTGGATGA
- a CDS encoding NAD(P)/FAD-dependent oxidoreductase, with product MTAQNSSHDMTDLLIIGGGPAGLFAAFYGGMRQASVTLVESMPQLGGQLAALYPEKYIYDVAGFPKVTAQELVNNLIEQMSHFNPNIRLEEKVVSVEKKDEQHFVVKTDENEYHAKAVIITAGVGAFEPRRLELEGAAKFEKSNLHYFINDLNAFAGKKVLISGGGDSAVDWALMLEPIAEQVTLIHRRDKFRAHEHSVENLMNSKVNVVTPTEITELHGDDTITKVTLSHVKTKETQEIEVDDVIVNFGFVSSLGPIAEWGIEIDSNSIVVDSRMETSIPGIFAAGDITTYPGKLKLIAVGFGEAPTAVNNAKVYFDPDAKLSPGHSSNMKR from the coding sequence TTGACTGCACAGAATTCCAGTCATGATATGACTGATTTGCTTATTATCGGTGGAGGCCCTGCGGGTCTGTTCGCCGCATTTTACGGTGGGATGCGTCAGGCATCCGTTACACTGGTTGAAAGTATGCCACAGCTTGGTGGACAACTTGCTGCTCTTTATCCGGAGAAATACATCTATGATGTAGCCGGATTCCCGAAAGTAACGGCTCAGGAACTGGTGAATAACCTGATTGAGCAAATGAGTCATTTTAACCCGAACATCCGCCTTGAAGAAAAGGTTGTATCGGTTGAGAAAAAGGATGAACAACATTTCGTCGTGAAGACGGATGAGAATGAATATCATGCCAAAGCCGTCATTATTACAGCTGGTGTAGGTGCATTCGAACCACGTCGCCTGGAGCTTGAAGGTGCTGCCAAGTTCGAGAAGAGCAACCTGCACTACTTCATCAATGATCTGAATGCCTTCGCTGGCAAAAAAGTACTGATCAGTGGTGGCGGTGACTCCGCGGTAGACTGGGCACTCATGCTGGAGCCAATTGCTGAGCAAGTAACACTGATTCATCGCCGGGACAAGTTCCGTGCACATGAGCACAGTGTCGAAAACCTGATGAATTCCAAGGTTAATGTCGTTACACCGACTGAAATCACGGAACTTCATGGGGATGACACCATTACCAAGGTAACCCTTTCCCATGTGAAAACCAAAGAAACACAGGAAATCGAAGTAGATGACGTGATTGTTAACTTCGGATTTGTCTCTTCACTCGGACCAATTGCCGAGTGGGGAATCGAAATTGACAGTAACTCCATCGTTGTTGATTCCCGCATGGAAACATCCATTCCAGGAATCTTTGCTGCCGGAGATATCACAACGTATCCAGGTAAACTGAAGCTGATCGCTGTCGGATTCGGTGAAGCCCCAACAGCAGTCAACAATGCGAAGGTATACTTCGATCCGGATGCCAAGTTGTCCCCAGGCCACAGTAGCAACATGAAACGCTAG
- a CDS encoding sporulation histidine kinase inhibitor Sda, whose protein sequence is MAMLSDEMLLDSYHKAIELNLERDFIALLLAEIHKRKLGTDVSAILH, encoded by the coding sequence ATGGCTATGTTATCCGATGAGATGTTGTTGGATTCCTACCATAAAGCGATTGAGTTGAATCTCGAACGAGATTTCATCGCACTGCTGTTGGCAGAAATCCATAAGCGCAAACTGGGTACCGACGTATCTGCCATTCTTCACTAG
- a CDS encoding YheC/YheD family protein, protein MSRQLASKWRKTAALLKYPVAAVHIPQTKAFNSGNLLHMLSRYGMVYVKPIVGGGGYGVIRVSAGGGTYRYTHMKTTRSFASFSQMYRSLVRVKARRRYLIQQGIHLATIQGRPVDYRVKVVKTERGWVFRSLVGRLARPGLCVTNLSKGGTMLSGRRALGLSLPHISGRHKRREMRSLTLTCTYIMESQFPGVGQLGFDYGLDYSGKIWILEVNTRPQ, encoded by the coding sequence ATGTCGAGACAGCTTGCAAGCAAATGGCGGAAGACAGCGGCACTGCTGAAGTACCCGGTAGCTGCTGTCCATATTCCACAGACCAAGGCATTCAACTCGGGGAATCTGCTGCACATGCTCAGTCGTTATGGAATGGTGTATGTCAAACCTATTGTCGGTGGTGGAGGTTACGGTGTCATCCGGGTATCGGCGGGCGGAGGGACTTATCGATACACCCATATGAAAACGACACGTTCTTTCGCCAGTTTCAGTCAGATGTATCGCTCGCTGGTGCGTGTAAAGGCAAGACGCAGGTATTTGATTCAGCAGGGCATTCATCTGGCAACAATTCAAGGAAGACCTGTTGATTACAGAGTCAAAGTCGTCAAGACCGAACGAGGCTGGGTATTCCGTTCCTTGGTAGGACGACTCGCTCGCCCAGGACTCTGTGTGACGAATCTGAGCAAAGGTGGCACCATGTTATCGGGAAGGCGAGCCCTTGGTTTATCCCTGCCCCATATATCAGGTCGGCACAAACGCCGGGAGATGCGCTCCCTAACACTGACATGCACGTACATTATGGAAAGTCAGTTCCCCGGTGTAGGTCAGCTTGGATTTGATTATGGACTGGATTATTCAGGCAAGATCTGGATTCTGGAAGTGAATACCAGACCACAATAA